One Sodalinema gerasimenkoae IPPAS B-353 DNA segment encodes these proteins:
- a CDS encoding glutamate-5-semialdehyde dehydrogenase, which translates to MANDSFEIETSDNPLAAVRRAHQASLELAQTLSSERSQALRLMAEALSDCSSDILEANTLDLEASRDMAVPDLLLEWLKLTPERVQGAVNILHCLSDLPDPIRRVINAPFQVEQAQTYCQLMPLGAIALIYEAFPELGAIAAGMCLKTGNSLVLKGSTEASHSNIAIANVLQEALAESQLPDHCLELLPSDTGTSVRELVSQDRHLSLIIPHGRESLVQPIIEKATVPVLRSAIGNCYLYWSPSGSLDLVRSIINDSHQSDPDPVNAIEKVLIHPEQKPSSLLSLWNGLRDKGFEIRGDEALVEEFPDLELAQPDEWRQAYLTKTIAFKKVESLQDGMLWINQYSSGHADCLVTESYHESCQFSLGVKSASVYINISPRFSRLPKPNHTVYLGMSNRSGYYRGFINLEALTRIKHVIQGHE; encoded by the coding sequence ATGGCGAACGACTCCTTTGAGATTGAGACGAGCGATAATCCTTTAGCGGCAGTCCGTCGCGCCCATCAAGCATCGCTGGAGTTAGCACAAACTCTCAGTAGCGAGCGATCGCAGGCGTTGCGGCTGATGGCGGAGGCCCTGAGCGATTGCAGCAGTGACATCCTAGAAGCCAATACCCTGGATTTAGAAGCCAGTCGAGATATGGCGGTTCCTGATCTGCTTCTAGAGTGGCTGAAACTCACCCCTGAGCGCGTTCAGGGGGCCGTCAACATTCTCCATTGTCTCAGTGACCTCCCTGACCCCATCCGGCGGGTCATTAACGCTCCCTTTCAAGTAGAACAGGCTCAAACCTACTGTCAGTTAATGCCCCTAGGGGCGATCGCCCTGATTTACGAAGCCTTCCCAGAACTAGGGGCGATCGCCGCCGGAATGTGCCTCAAAACTGGCAATAGCCTCGTTCTCAAGGGCAGCACAGAAGCCAGTCACTCCAACATCGCCATCGCCAACGTCTTACAGGAGGCGTTAGCCGAGAGTCAGCTTCCAGACCATTGCCTCGAACTGCTACCGTCAGATACCGGAACTTCAGTACGAGAACTGGTCAGCCAAGACCGCCATCTCAGCCTGATTATCCCCCATGGTCGCGAGAGCCTCGTACAACCGATTATTGAAAAGGCCACCGTTCCCGTCCTGCGGTCTGCCATCGGCAACTGCTATCTCTACTGGTCCCCCAGTGGTAGTCTCGACCTGGTTCGCTCCATCATTAACGATAGTCATCAAAGCGACCCCGATCCTGTCAATGCAATTGAAAAAGTCCTGATTCACCCTGAACAAAAACCCTCATCCCTCCTCAGTCTTTGGAACGGATTACGGGATAAGGGCTTTGAGATTCGCGGCGATGAAGCCCTCGTTGAGGAATTTCCCGATTTAGAACTGGCCCAACCTGACGAGTGGCGACAGGCCTACCTCACCAAAACCATTGCCTTCAAAAAAGTTGAAAGCCTCCAGGACGGAATGCTTTGGATTAATCAATATAGTAGTGGCCATGCCGATTGTTTAGTGACCGAGTCCTATCACGAAAGTTGCCAGTTCTCCCTCGGGGTTAAAAGTGCCTCCGTCTATATCAATATCTCGCCCCGATTTTCACGACTTCCTAAACCCAACCATACCGTCTATTTAGGGATGTCAAACCGTAGTGGTTATTATCGGGGGTTCATCAACCTTGAGGCCTTAACCCGGATTAAACACGTTATTCAAGGCCATGAGTGA
- a CDS encoding YqiA/YcfP family alpha/beta fold hydrolase: MLQWFYLHGLASSPKSRKAQLLGDRLWEQGQVLYRLDLNDGGFSQLTVSRQIRQVSARIAQEDKVALIGSSLGGLTAAWVAQESLTVEWVVLLAPAFGFPDCWLTAAELQHWQESGHRAIYHYGEGRSLPLHYHFVEDARTWPAQRFTRPVPTTIIHGRQDEIIPIQSSRDYAQTRPWVNLIEVDSDHALSHLDGKVWQQVF; the protein is encoded by the coding sequence ATGCTTCAATGGTTTTATCTCCATGGCTTGGCCTCAAGTCCCAAGTCTCGTAAAGCGCAACTACTCGGCGATCGTCTCTGGGAACAGGGACAAGTCCTGTATCGACTGGATCTCAACGATGGTGGCTTTTCTCAGCTTACTGTCAGCCGCCAAATTCGCCAGGTCTCAGCCCGGATTGCCCAGGAGGACAAGGTCGCCCTCATTGGTTCTAGTTTGGGAGGCTTAACGGCGGCCTGGGTGGCTCAGGAGAGCCTGACGGTGGAATGGGTCGTCTTACTCGCCCCCGCCTTCGGGTTTCCCGATTGTTGGCTGACGGCGGCTGAGTTGCAGCATTGGCAAGAGTCGGGTCATCGGGCCATTTACCATTATGGCGAGGGGCGATCGCTCCCGCTGCATTATCACTTCGTCGAAGACGCACGAACCTGGCCAGCACAACGCTTCACCCGTCCCGTCCCCACCACCATCATCCACGGACGCCAGGATGAGATCATCCCCATCCAGTCCAGCCGCGACTACGCCCAAACTCGCCCCTGGGTCAACTTAATCGAGGTTGACAGCGATCACGCCCTCAGCCACCTCGATGGCAAGGTGTGGCAGCAAGTTTTTTAA
- the ftsY gene encoding signal recognition particle-docking protein FtsY codes for MVFNWFRRKFDRSGSQEEEDQTSANQDATTVEETETAEEDATESDSSSESSPQDDYLAWAKAAYQNIQQQQGTTITTDAPEPEPEPEPEPEPEPEPEPVAETPVEPEPEPEPEPEPEPVAETPVEPEPEPEPEPEPEPVAETPVEPEPEPEPEPEPEPEPEPEPEPVAETPVEPEPEPEPEPEPEPEPEPVAETPVEPEPEPEPEPEPQTEAVPAWMKASQERQERLERLKAEAIETPVEPEPEPEPEPEPAISFDENFVWSAEVLAAQGRKPEDISIEEITWLKKLRQGLGKTRLGLINQLKSIVGQGPLNKDAVFEIEALLLQADVGIEATDFVIETLQQKLRDETLPPEEAIAYLKQILRDLLDKPYEEGYKPDFIPEKDQFNIWLMTGVNGAGKTTTIGKLAHLAQKSDYRCLIAAADTFRAAAVEQVKIWGQRSNTDVIANPGKNTDPAAVVFDAIAAATARNTELLLVDTAGRLQNKKNLMEELSKIRRIIDKKAPNAHIESLLVLDATLGQNGLRQAEVFAEAAQLSGVVLTKLDGSAKGGVALAVVKQLGLPIRFIGAGEGIEDLRPFSSYEFVEALLNG; via the coding sequence ATGGTTTTTAACTGGTTCCGTCGTAAATTCGATCGCAGCGGGAGTCAAGAAGAAGAGGACCAAACCTCTGCTAATCAGGACGCAACCACGGTTGAGGAGACTGAGACGGCGGAGGAAGACGCCACTGAGTCGGACAGCTCATCAGAGTCCTCTCCCCAAGACGACTATCTGGCTTGGGCGAAAGCCGCGTATCAAAATATCCAACAGCAACAAGGGACAACCATAACAACGGATGCACCTGAGCCAGAACCCGAACCTGAACCTGAGCCGGAGCCGGAACCTGAACCCGAACCCGTAGCGGAAACTCCTGTTGAACCTGAACCTGAGCCTGAGCCGGAACCCGAACCTGAACCCGTAGCGGAAACTCCTGTTGAACCTGAACCTGAGCCTGAGCCGGAACCCGAACCTGAACCCGTAGCGGAAACTCCTGTTGAGCCTGAACCTGAGCCAGAGCCGGAACCGGAGCCAGAACCTGAACCTGAGCCAGAGCCAGAACCCGTAGCGGAAACTCCTGTTGAACCCGAACCTGAGCCGGAACCAGAACCGGAGCCAGAACCGGAGCCAGAACCCGTAGCGGAAACTCCTGTTGAACCCGAACCTGAGCCTGAGCCAGAACCTGAACCGCAAACCGAGGCAGTTCCGGCTTGGATGAAAGCTAGTCAAGAGCGTCAAGAACGACTAGAGCGGTTAAAAGCCGAAGCCATTGAAACTCCCGTTGAGCCAGAACCGGAGCCAGAACCCGAACCGGAGCCAGCCATTAGCTTTGACGAAAATTTCGTGTGGTCTGCTGAAGTTTTGGCAGCTCAGGGACGTAAACCCGAGGATATCTCCATCGAGGAGATTACCTGGCTAAAAAAACTGCGTCAGGGACTCGGCAAAACCCGTCTCGGACTCATCAACCAGTTAAAATCCATTGTCGGTCAGGGGCCCCTAAACAAAGATGCCGTCTTTGAAATTGAAGCCTTACTGCTGCAAGCCGATGTAGGGATTGAAGCCACCGACTTTGTCATCGAAACCCTACAACAGAAACTGCGAGATGAGACCCTTCCTCCCGAAGAGGCGATCGCCTATCTCAAACAAATCCTACGGGACTTGCTCGACAAGCCTTACGAGGAGGGCTACAAACCTGACTTCATCCCTGAGAAAGATCAGTTCAATATTTGGCTGATGACCGGGGTCAATGGAGCCGGTAAGACCACCACCATCGGCAAACTGGCCCATCTGGCGCAAAAATCCGATTATCGCTGTCTGATTGCGGCGGCCGATACCTTCCGAGCCGCTGCCGTGGAACAGGTGAAAATTTGGGGACAACGTAGTAATACGGATGTCATCGCCAATCCAGGCAAAAATACTGACCCAGCGGCGGTGGTGTTTGATGCGATCGCCGCTGCCACGGCCCGCAATACAGAATTGCTCCTAGTGGATACAGCGGGCCGGTTACAGAATAAGAAAAACTTGATGGAAGAGTTGAGCAAAATCCGCCGCATCATCGACAAAAAAGCTCCCAATGCTCACATTGAGTCTCTCTTAGTCCTGGATGCCACCCTGGGACAAAATGGCCTACGTCAGGCAGAAGTCTTCGCGGAAGCGGCACAACTCAGTGGCGTGGTCTTGACAAAACTCGATGGAAGTGCTAAGGGCGGCGTAGCTCTGGCGGTGGTGAAACAGTTAGGCTTACCCATCCGCTTTATCGGCGCCGGAGAAGGAATTGAAGATTTGCGCCCCTTCTCCAGTTATGAGTTTGTTGAGGCGTTGTTGAATGGTTGA
- the nusB gene encoding transcription antitermination factor NusB — MQARSISRELALLSLSQLPKRSSKLSQQQLSDFIVAAVRAMTLEVHESLETAAAELKRGYDRLMEQELRDSDIKNTDIQSSKASLTEAMELTRHAIDRLGMAIELPEFVQLANQAEVQEYTLELLLQVTQHRQEIDQFLDRTIVDWQLERLPHVEQNILRLATAELCYVGTPEQIAINEAVELTKRYSSEKAHRFVNGVLRRVVELRDRPEDSLTQRASDAIASDNPSGL, encoded by the coding sequence ATGCAAGCTCGTAGCATCTCCCGTGAATTGGCTTTACTAAGCCTCAGCCAACTTCCCAAACGCTCTAGCAAACTGAGTCAACAGCAACTTAGTGATTTTATCGTGGCGGCCGTTCGTGCCATGACCCTGGAGGTTCATGAATCCCTAGAAACCGCTGCCGCTGAACTCAAACGGGGCTACGATCGCCTCATGGAGCAGGAATTACGCGACAGTGACATCAAAAACACCGACATCCAAAGCTCTAAAGCCAGTTTGACGGAAGCTATGGAGTTAACCCGTCATGCCATTGATCGTTTGGGGATGGCGATCGAACTGCCGGAGTTTGTCCAGTTAGCGAATCAGGCTGAGGTGCAAGAGTACACCCTAGAACTGTTGTTGCAGGTGACCCAACATCGCCAAGAGATTGATCAGTTCCTCGATCGCACCATCGTTGATTGGCAACTCGAACGTCTCCCCCATGTTGAACAGAACATTTTGCGGTTAGCCACCGCCGAACTTTGCTATGTGGGAACCCCCGAGCAAATCGCCATTAACGAAGCCGTGGAACTGACTAAACGCTACAGTAGTGAAAAAGCCCATCGCTTTGTCAATGGGGTGTTACGTCGGGTTGTGGAACTACGCGATCGCCCTGAGGACTCCCTAACGCAAAGGGCATCGGATGCGATCGCCTCAGATAATCCCTCCGGTTTATAA
- a CDS encoding DUF502 domain-containing protein, with protein MLQRLRQDLKNDLIAGLLVIIPLATTIWISLVIANWTIDFLTSIPKQINPFDGLNPILVNLLNLLVGLTVPLLGILLIGLMARNIVGRWLLDFGENLVQAIPLAGSVYKTLKQLLQTLLQDSNSRFRRVVLIEYPRKGVWTLGFVTGNISSQIKAHMSEVMLSVFIPTTPNPTSGWYAIIPEREAINVNLSIEDAFKILISGGIVSPAPPEQLAESQRPTLEQLLSRRKNKSELDPSIPVVEENAETVEG; from the coding sequence GTGCTGCAACGTTTACGGCAAGATTTAAAAAACGATTTAATTGCGGGATTGCTCGTCATCATTCCGTTGGCCACAACCATTTGGATTTCTTTGGTTATTGCCAACTGGACGATTGACTTTTTGACTAGTATCCCCAAGCAGATCAACCCCTTTGACGGCCTCAACCCAATTTTAGTCAATCTGTTAAACCTACTGGTGGGGTTAACAGTTCCCTTATTAGGGATTCTCTTAATCGGTTTGATGGCGCGGAACATTGTCGGGCGCTGGCTACTAGATTTTGGTGAAAATTTGGTTCAAGCGATTCCCTTGGCCGGTTCCGTTTACAAAACCTTAAAGCAACTCTTACAGACACTTCTACAAGACTCAAATAGTCGATTTCGCCGCGTCGTTTTAATTGAATATCCCCGCAAAGGGGTCTGGACTCTGGGTTTCGTCACCGGGAATATCAGTAGTCAGATTAAGGCCCACATGAGCGAGGTAATGCTGAGTGTCTTCATCCCCACTACGCCAAACCCGACCTCAGGATGGTACGCTATTATTCCCGAACGGGAGGCCATCAACGTTAACTTGTCGATTGAGGATGCCTTCAAAATCCTAATTTCGGGTGGTATTGTTTCCCCTGCCCCTCCCGAACAATTGGCTGAATCCCAACGGCCCACCCTAGAACAACTACTCTCCCGTCGCAAAAACAAGTCGGAGTTAGACCCCTCGATTCCCGTGGTTGAAGAGAATGCGGAAACAGTCGAAGGATAA
- a CDS encoding glycosyltransferase family 2 protein: MFSIYILTYNEEIDIAECIESAQESDDIIVVDSLSGDRTVDIAQGYGVRVEQHAFESHGKQRTWMLQSIPTKYEWVYILEADERMTPELFAECLAATQQQEFIGYYVAERVMFMDCWIRRSTQYPRYQLRLFRKDKVWFDDYGHTEREVCDGPTSFLQETYPHYTCGKGLNRWIEKHNRYSTDEAKETLRQLSYGRIQWRNLLFGATEVQRRRALKDVSLRLPFRPLIRFVYMYIVLRGFLDGQAGFAWCTLQSFYEYLILLKVRELKRQGYVPPPPNETHSPQSHTSNEEPSALKTPF; this comes from the coding sequence ATGTTTTCCATCTACATCCTGACCTACAACGAAGAAATTGATATCGCCGAGTGCATTGAGTCAGCTCAAGAGTCAGACGATATTATTGTGGTTGATTCATTGAGTGGCGATCGCACAGTAGACATTGCCCAAGGTTATGGGGTTCGTGTTGAGCAACACGCCTTTGAAAGTCACGGTAAACAGCGGACTTGGATGTTACAGTCCATCCCAACTAAATATGAATGGGTCTATATCCTCGAAGCGGATGAGCGGATGACCCCCGAACTGTTTGCCGAATGTTTGGCGGCGACGCAACAGCAGGAGTTCATCGGCTACTATGTGGCCGAACGGGTCATGTTTATGGACTGTTGGATTCGCCGCAGTACCCAATATCCCCGTTATCAACTGCGGCTGTTCCGTAAAGATAAGGTGTGGTTTGATGATTACGGCCATACCGAACGAGAAGTTTGTGACGGCCCTACCTCGTTTTTACAAGAAACCTATCCCCACTACACTTGTGGCAAAGGGTTAAACCGTTGGATTGAAAAGCATAATCGCTATTCAACCGATGAAGCCAAGGAAACCCTACGTCAGCTCTCCTATGGACGCATTCAATGGCGTAACCTGTTGTTTGGCGCCACGGAAGTGCAACGGCGACGTGCCTTGAAGGACGTATCCCTACGACTTCCGTTTCGTCCTCTGATTCGCTTTGTTTATATGTATATCGTTCTGCGAGGCTTCCTCGATGGACAGGCCGGCTTTGCCTGGTGTACCTTGCAATCGTTCTATGAGTATCTAATTTTGCTGAAAGTCCGGGAGTTGAAACGACAAGGCTATGTTCCCCCGCCCCCCAACGAGACTCACTCGCCTCAGTCTCACACCTCCAACGAAGAACCCTCAGCCCTAAAAACCCCCTTTTGA
- the hpsJ-B gene encoding hormogonium polysaccharide biosynthesis protein HpsJ, translating into MKTSNPRKPSSLAARSLKVVGILLILSSFLDILIIPAPYQPLDLPWRLQFASTVVDRGVIPMIGIALTFAGYWMDTAGAATALPRKKWQDLRFWGLILSSFLGVVFLLVTAIHFNDVRMQSSTRLQDIQQQARQAETELNIQLGSEEFQQQVTQQRTQLETQLRGLLENPDQVNQLLESEQTPQQLRALLEASQENPEEIDRFLDEQASQLPEQLGGQIRERQLELEQQTRLAAWKSAFRIGTSSLLLAIGYILIGWTGLKGMMRPRRAARQAPSAN; encoded by the coding sequence ATGAAAACTTCAAATCCCCGTAAACCCTCATCTCTGGCTGCACGAAGCCTCAAAGTCGTGGGTATCTTGTTGATTCTATCGTCCTTCCTCGACATCCTAATTATTCCAGCACCCTATCAACCCTTAGACTTGCCCTGGCGACTTCAGTTTGCCTCAACGGTTGTTGATCGCGGCGTTATCCCGATGATTGGGATTGCCTTAACCTTTGCCGGGTACTGGATGGATACCGCTGGTGCGGCGACAGCCTTACCCCGTAAAAAATGGCAAGACTTGCGCTTTTGGGGCTTGATTCTCTCAAGCTTCCTCGGGGTTGTCTTCCTTCTGGTAACGGCGATTCACTTTAACGACGTGCGGATGCAAAGTAGTACTCGCTTGCAAGATATCCAACAACAAGCACGTCAAGCGGAAACCGAGTTGAATATCCAGCTCGGGAGTGAGGAGTTCCAGCAACAAGTCACTCAACAACGGACCCAACTCGAAACTCAACTCAGAGGACTGTTGGAGAATCCCGATCAGGTCAATCAACTCCTAGAAAGTGAGCAAACTCCACAACAATTACGGGCTTTATTGGAAGCCTCTCAAGAAAATCCTGAGGAGATCGATCGCTTTTTAGATGAGCAGGCCTCACAGCTTCCCGAACAGCTCGGTGGACAAATTCGTGAGCGGCAGTTAGAACTCGAACAGCAAACACGCCTTGCTGCCTGGAAATCAGCCTTCCGAATTGGCACCAGCAGTTTGTTACTGGCCATCGGTTACATCTTAATTGGCTGGACGGGACTCAAAGGCATGATGCGTCCTCGTCGGGCCGCTCGCCAAGCCCCATCTGCTAACTAG
- a CDS encoding cation diffusion facilitator family transporter produces the protein MVVDHRPQVQRVLIVTLGLNVFVVVIKAGLGWWTGSLSLVADALHSTTDGASNILGLVTSRLSSPEPDREHPYGHQKFEAIGALGIAAFLGAAFFEIVKGVFERLFAEENPVTMSPLVLVLMLVVLGVNILVTYYERRVGLKLGSKILIADAHHTMSDVWITITVMLGLLGVWLGYPQLDIILAIPVAGLVFHSGWQVLRENLPWLIDEMAITPEAIHRIVMAVPGVINCHDIASRGLNGRQVFMEMHVVVDAKDLATAHNITEEIEARLEKRFAPVRLTIHMEPPNYQSEHITYGPEPHESSPES, from the coding sequence ATGGTTGTTGATCATCGCCCGCAGGTGCAGCGTGTCTTGATCGTTACATTAGGTCTCAATGTGTTTGTCGTTGTGATCAAGGCGGGTTTGGGCTGGTGGACGGGATCTCTGAGTTTGGTGGCCGATGCTCTGCACAGTACAACGGACGGGGCCAGTAACATTCTCGGTTTGGTGACAAGCCGGTTATCCTCCCCGGAACCCGATCGCGAGCACCCCTATGGCCATCAGAAGTTTGAAGCCATTGGGGCCCTGGGAATTGCGGCGTTTTTGGGGGCGGCGTTTTTTGAGATTGTTAAGGGGGTCTTTGAGCGTCTGTTCGCTGAGGAGAATCCAGTAACGATGTCCCCTCTAGTGCTAGTGCTGATGCTCGTGGTGTTAGGGGTAAATATCCTTGTTACCTATTATGAGCGACGGGTGGGCCTGAAACTCGGCAGCAAGATCCTGATTGCCGATGCACACCATACCATGAGTGATGTCTGGATTACGATTACGGTCATGCTGGGGCTGCTTGGGGTTTGGCTGGGCTATCCCCAGTTAGATATCATCTTAGCAATTCCGGTGGCGGGGTTGGTGTTTCACAGCGGCTGGCAGGTGTTGCGGGAGAATTTACCCTGGTTGATTGATGAGATGGCGATCACCCCAGAAGCCATCCATCGTATTGTCATGGCTGTTCCTGGGGTCATCAACTGTCATGATATTGCCTCGCGGGGCTTAAATGGCCGCCAGGTGTTTATGGAGATGCACGTGGTAGTAGATGCCAAAGACTTAGCGACGGCCCATAACATTACGGAGGAGATTGAGGCACGCCTAGAGAAGCGGTTTGCCCCGGTTCGCCTAACGATTCACATGGAACCCCCCAATTATCAGTCGGAACACATTACCTATGGCCCTGAACCTCACGAGAGTTCGCCAGAAAGCTGA
- a CDS encoding metal ABC transporter permease: MSLTVELARVSDLFQLPFMQRALIGGVLTGMTGGLLGSFAVLRQLSFFSDTLGHSALLGISFGVLLGLNPTVVLLPFAVVFALGVSYLLEKTKLWTDALLNIVYSASLAIAIILLSFIGQYKGGLNNLLFGDILGIRPGDLVFSAILLIACILFVGLTLRTQMLVTLHEELAMARGISVSRHRMLFTTLLALVVGISIKAIGVLLISAFVVIPACTAQLITGNFTRYIVISTIVGAFSAVGGMLISAFWDLPSGPSIVVTQLSLFFIATSVPLARRVFS; encoded by the coding sequence ATGTCTTTGACGGTTGAACTCGCTCGTGTCAGCGATTTATTTCAACTTCCTTTCATGCAGCGGGCCCTCATCGGTGGGGTTTTAACGGGCATGACGGGGGGACTTTTAGGGAGTTTTGCCGTCCTGCGACAATTATCCTTTTTTAGTGATACCCTGGGACATTCCGCTCTCTTGGGAATTAGCTTTGGGGTTTTATTGGGTCTGAATCCTACAGTTGTCTTGCTCCCCTTTGCTGTTGTTTTTGCGTTAGGGGTCTCCTACCTTCTGGAAAAAACAAAGCTCTGGACAGATGCTCTATTAAACATTGTCTATTCAGCTTCCCTGGCAATTGCTATTATTTTGCTAAGCTTTATTGGACAGTATAAAGGGGGCTTAAATAATCTCTTATTTGGCGATATTTTAGGGATTCGCCCAGGAGATTTAGTCTTTAGCGCCATACTCCTAATTGCCTGTATTTTGTTTGTGGGTTTGACCCTACGAACTCAAATGCTTGTGACTCTCCATGAAGAATTAGCCATGGCGCGAGGGATTTCCGTCTCCAGACATCGGATGTTATTTACAACCTTATTGGCTTTGGTGGTGGGCATTTCCATTAAGGCGATCGGGGTGTTGCTCATTAGTGCCTTCGTGGTTATCCCCGCCTGTACTGCACAACTCATCACGGGAAATTTCACCCGCTATATTGTCATATCGACGATTGTTGGTGCCTTCAGTGCCGTGGGAGGAATGCTCATCTCTGCCTTTTGGGATTTGCCCTCAGGGCCGAGTATTGTAGTCACGCAACTGAGCTTATTTTTTATCGCTACCTCCGTTCCTCTGGCCCGACGAGTTTTCTCCTAG
- a CDS encoding metal ABC transporter ATP-binding protein, with product MTVNNLTVYRETYLAVRDVSFSLETGTDTAIVGPNGAGKSTLVQALLGILPRKAGDVFILGQPLSRRGHLPSVVREQIAYLPQNFLFDRRIPITVEELVGLGWDAPGIRLPWLGGRQRFHQVRQALARVDAAHLRSQSISSLSGGEMKRVLLAYCLVRPRSLLILDEAPAGLDIQSESEFYQLLYQLKQEQGWAILQISHDLEMVRRHCDRVLCLNRTLRCEGVPEVALSPENLVAAYGNDRTPYHHSHY from the coding sequence ATGACCGTTAATAACCTAACGGTGTATCGTGAAACCTATTTGGCGGTACGGGATGTCTCGTTTTCCCTGGAGACGGGGACTGACACCGCCATCGTCGGTCCTAACGGCGCGGGAAAAAGTACCCTGGTTCAAGCTCTGTTAGGGATTTTGCCCCGCAAAGCTGGGGATGTTTTCATCTTAGGGCAACCCTTAAGCCGTCGGGGCCATCTTCCCTCCGTTGTCCGGGAACAAATTGCCTATCTGCCCCAGAATTTCCTTTTTGATCGTCGGATTCCCATCACCGTCGAGGAGTTAGTGGGGTTAGGCTGGGATGCGCCGGGAATTAGACTTCCTTGGTTAGGGGGGCGACAGCGATTTCACCAGGTCCGTCAGGCCTTAGCGCGAGTCGATGCGGCTCATTTGCGATCGCAATCCATCAGTAGCCTCTCCGGTGGAGAAATGAAGCGAGTGCTACTGGCTTACTGTTTAGTGCGTCCCCGCAGTCTCTTGATTTTAGACGAAGCTCCGGCAGGGTTAGATATCCAAAGTGAGTCAGAGTTTTATCAACTACTCTATCAGTTAAAACAAGAACAAGGTTGGGCGATTTTGCAAATTTCCCATGACTTGGAAATGGTACGCCGACATTGCGATCGCGTCCTCTGTCTCAATCGAACCTTACGCTGTGAGGGGGTTCCTGAAGTGGCACTGTCCCCAGAAAATCTCGTAGCGGCCTATGGCAACGATCGCACCCCATATCATCATTCTCACTATTAA
- a CDS encoding metal ABC transporter solute-binding protein, Zn/Mn family, translating into MYSFHPLQQLLGLSRRAARPLCAIAASVTLVGLGSCAAEPEDPTQAALGDAETEELRVMTTFMPMTQFTKAVVGDRAEVVQLLPIGVDPHDYQARPAEVQALGQADVLVKNGLEMEFFLDSLIANAENPDLRIIDTSEGVAVLSNEETGGHHHHHGHDDHDHGHSHDDHDHDHGHSHDDHDHDHGHDHGDGHHHHDHGEYNPHIWLDPKRAIQQVENIRDGLISADPEGEPDYTANAAAFIEQLRDLDAEISEALAPYAGETFVVFHDFAPYFAESYNLETDFLVDVPHANPSPGDVQRISEQVAQTNLKTLLAEPQAGEDTFAALAGDLGINVSIFSPMEIATSPEDLQPEAYLTMMRENLANLRDAFGGSAQSWWYREVPELAAASH; encoded by the coding sequence ATGTATAGTTTCCATCCCTTACAACAGCTTCTGGGGCTATCCCGCCGGGCTGCCCGTCCTCTCTGTGCGATCGCCGCCTCTGTGACCCTCGTAGGGTTAGGGAGTTGTGCTGCCGAACCCGAAGACCCCACCCAGGCCGCCTTAGGCGACGCCGAGACCGAGGAACTGCGGGTCATGACCACCTTTATGCCCATGACTCAGTTCACGAAAGCCGTGGTGGGCGATCGGGCTGAAGTCGTGCAACTGTTGCCAATTGGCGTCGATCCTCACGACTATCAAGCTCGGCCCGCAGAAGTGCAGGCCTTGGGCCAAGCCGATGTACTGGTCAAAAACGGTTTAGAAATGGAGTTCTTTCTCGACAGCCTCATCGCCAACGCCGAAAACCCGGATCTGCGGATTATTGACACCAGTGAAGGGGTAGCCGTTCTCTCCAATGAGGAAACTGGGGGTCATCATCACCATCATGGCCATGATGACCACGACCACGGTCATAGCCATGATGACCACGACCACGACCACGGTCATAGCCATGATGACCATGACCACGACCACGGTCATGATCATGGCGATGGACATCATCACCACGACCATGGGGAATACAATCCTCACATCTGGCTCGATCCCAAACGAGCGATCCAACAGGTGGAAAACATCCGTGATGGCTTGATTTCCGCTGACCCCGAGGGAGAACCGGACTACACCGCCAATGCCGCCGCCTTCATTGAGCAATTGCGGGATCTCGATGCTGAAATCAGCGAGGCCTTAGCCCCCTATGCGGGAGAAACCTTTGTGGTCTTCCATGACTTTGCCCCCTACTTTGCTGAGAGCTACAATTTAGAAACGGATTTCCTAGTGGATGTCCCCCACGCGAATCCCTCTCCGGGCGATGTGCAGCGAATTTCCGAACAAGTGGCTCAAACCAATCTGAAGACGCTTCTGGCTGAACCCCAGGCAGGAGAGGACACCTTTGCCGCCCTAGCCGGGGATTTAGGTATCAACGTCAGCATTTTCAGCCCCATGGAAATCGCAACCAGTCCTGAGGATTTGCAACCCGAAGCCTATCTGACGATGATGCGTGAGAATCTGGCCAATTTGCGAGACGCCTTTGGGGGTTCTGCCCAATCTTGGTGGTATCGTGAAGTACCAGAACTTGCGGCAGCGAGTCATTAA